In the genome of Psychrilyobacter piezotolerans, the window ATAAAATTTCATTCAAAACCAGAAAAAACATTGCTTTTATGCCTACAGAGGATGTTTTTATGTCCAGCCTCACAGTTTTACAGGTTTTAAATTTTTATAACGATACCTTTGAAGATTTTTCTTTGGAGAAAGCACACCAGATCCTCGAAAATATGAAATTATCTCTGGATGAAAAAATAGAAACATTTTCAACAGGAATGAGAATGAGGTTAAAGGTTACCCTCTGTCTTGCAAGGAATGTAGAATTTTACATGTTTGATGAACCATTGAATGGAATAGATGTTATCTCAAAAGATCTTATTAAAAATACAATTATAAGCATGACCACGAAAGACAGTACTATTCTGATCTCTTCCC includes:
- a CDS encoding ABC transporter ATP-binding protein; translated protein: MENLIISNLTKGYFKKRALNNFSYSFKKGMVYGLIGPNGSGKTTLMKTIYGLVKATKGNLSINNDKISFKTRKNIAFMPTEDVFMSSLTVLQVLNFYNDTFEDFSLEKAHQILENMKLSLDEKIETFSTGMRMRLKVTLCLARNVEFYMFDEPLNGIDVISKDLIKNTIISMTTKDSTILISSHALNEMELILEQVLFLNEGSLIKDINLEELRDTENKSLESLYWEVYNV